One region of Streptomyces davaonensis JCM 4913 genomic DNA includes:
- a CDS encoding GMC family oxidoreductase, with product MKVTPASALVAALLADDGTAEWTAAVPGRLETLLAALPASARAGVRGAAWAIDTYAVARTGARLAALGGPERERVVSELASRRALLPLLDAVKVPVLLAAGTERALHRAPTPSPSRPAPIDPPLELTPARDWPTRSTADAVVVGSGAGGAMAARTLARAGMRVVVLEEGEHHSTASFGRRAPLDRFTDLYRDGGATIALGNPPLVLPVGRAVGGTTVVNSGTCYRTPAHVVSRWLSRYGFAVAEGFDVCLDEVERTLRVARQPLDVIGTNGRLALAGAEELGWAAGPLRRNAPGCRGSCQCVVGCPTGAKQSVQLSVLPDACASGARIVTGARVRRILVDPDRPGGPRASGVVVSRQDGSELEILSPVVVVAAGALQTPQLLRRSGLGRHPGVGRNLSVHPAVSVAGRFGQPVTDGAAVLQSVGVEQLHSDGILIEATAAPPGMTSFVLPGVGRPLRRELDTTEHLATFGAMIADQPSGRVLGRERTLLRYDLSPRDAARLLRAQQAMGDLLFAAGAEEVLTGVPQAPRASTPHELKAVLSSVSARQLHVSAFHPTGTAAAGSDPGSSPTDPDGRLRGVHGVLIADGSVLPSCPEVNPQLSIMAAALAVSERYVAQM from the coding sequence GTGAAGGTGACTCCCGCCTCGGCCCTGGTCGCGGCACTGCTCGCGGACGACGGCACCGCCGAGTGGACGGCGGCGGTACCGGGGCGCCTTGAGACCCTGCTCGCTGCCCTGCCTGCTTCCGCCCGTGCCGGGGTACGTGGTGCGGCCTGGGCGATCGACACCTACGCCGTGGCCCGCACGGGTGCGCGCCTGGCCGCGCTGGGCGGTCCGGAACGGGAGCGCGTGGTGTCGGAACTCGCTTCCCGCCGCGCCCTGTTGCCGCTTCTGGACGCGGTCAAGGTGCCGGTGCTGCTGGCGGCCGGCACCGAACGAGCGCTGCACCGGGCGCCGACGCCGTCGCCGTCGCGGCCCGCCCCGATCGATCCGCCGCTGGAGCTGACGCCTGCGCGCGACTGGCCGACACGGTCGACTGCCGATGCGGTCGTGGTCGGTTCGGGTGCGGGCGGTGCCATGGCCGCGCGGACACTGGCCCGTGCGGGTATGCGCGTGGTGGTGCTGGAGGAAGGGGAGCATCACTCGACCGCGTCCTTCGGGCGGCGGGCGCCTCTGGACCGTTTCACCGATCTCTACCGCGACGGCGGTGCGACGATCGCCCTCGGGAATCCGCCGCTGGTGCTGCCGGTCGGCCGGGCGGTCGGCGGCACGACGGTCGTGAACTCCGGTACGTGTTATCGCACTCCGGCCCATGTCGTGTCGCGTTGGCTGAGCCGGTACGGCTTCGCCGTGGCCGAGGGTTTCGACGTGTGCCTGGACGAGGTGGAGCGCACCTTGCGTGTGGCACGGCAGCCGCTGGACGTGATCGGCACCAACGGGCGGCTCGCCCTGGCCGGTGCGGAGGAACTCGGCTGGGCCGCGGGGCCGCTGCGACGCAACGCGCCCGGGTGCAGGGGCTCGTGTCAGTGTGTGGTCGGCTGTCCCACGGGTGCCAAGCAGAGCGTGCAGCTCTCCGTCCTGCCCGACGCCTGCGCGTCCGGTGCCCGGATCGTGACGGGCGCTCGGGTCCGGCGGATCCTCGTCGACCCCGACCGGCCGGGTGGCCCGCGCGCCTCCGGAGTGGTGGTGAGCCGCCAGGACGGCAGCGAACTGGAGATCCTCAGCCCGGTGGTCGTGGTCGCTGCCGGCGCCCTCCAGACGCCGCAGCTGCTACGCCGCTCGGGTCTGGGCAGGCACCCGGGGGTGGGCCGAAACCTGAGCGTGCACCCGGCCGTGAGCGTCGCGGGCCGGTTCGGTCAGCCGGTCACGGACGGCGCGGCCGTGCTTCAGAGCGTCGGCGTGGAGCAACTGCACAGCGACGGCATCCTGATCGAGGCCACCGCAGCGCCGCCTGGGATGACGTCCTTCGTACTGCCGGGGGTCGGTCGGCCCCTGCGCCGAGAACTGGATACGACGGAGCACCTGGCCACCTTCGGCGCCATGATCGCCGATCAGCCCTCGGGACGGGTCCTGGGCCGAGAGCGCACTCTGCTCCGCTACGACCTGTCGCCCCGAGACGCGGCCCGCCTCCTGAGAGCCCAGCAGGCCATGGGCGACCTGCTGTTCGCCGCGGGAGCCGAGGAAGTCCTGACCGGCGTCCCCCAGGCGCCGCGCGCAAGCACCCCGCACGAGCTGAAGGCTGTGCTGAGCAGCGTGTCGGCACGCCAACTCCATGTGTCCGCCTTCCACCCCACGGGCACGGCGGCCGCCGGTTCGGATCCGGGGAGTTCACCCACAGACCCCGACGGCCGCCTGCGCGGCGTTCACGGCGTCCTGATCGCCGACGGCTCGGTGCTGCCGAGTTGCCCGGAGGTGAATCCTCAACTGAGCATCATGGCGGCGGCCCTGGCCGTTTCCGAACGCTACGTGGCGCAGATGTGA
- a CDS encoding FadR/GntR family transcriptional regulator: MGVLPRESTVDVLEKRLREDILAGRHPAGSYLPPERELADEFGVNRTTLKHAFGRLVHSGLLETKHGVGTRVRDFLRLGGADLLPMLVGHSPDWIGEIFEVRCSIGELIAERAAARATAAQVAELRRLVAAIGDAEGGEEAQLADAEVHRALARATGNRVYVLLTNTLFNAYLPVRAALVGPFVDARAAHDRLAPVVEAVAASDAPAARAAAGAYLSATERIMLDDLARARRRRDGA, encoded by the coding sequence ATGGGCGTACTGCCGCGGGAGAGCACGGTCGACGTACTGGAGAAGCGGCTGCGGGAGGACATCCTGGCCGGTCGGCATCCGGCCGGGAGTTATCTGCCTCCCGAGCGCGAGCTGGCCGACGAGTTCGGGGTCAACCGCACCACGCTCAAGCATGCGTTCGGCAGGCTCGTGCATTCAGGGCTGCTGGAGACCAAGCACGGCGTGGGGACCCGCGTCCGGGACTTCCTCCGCCTCGGCGGGGCGGATCTGCTACCGATGCTCGTGGGGCACAGCCCGGACTGGATCGGCGAGATCTTCGAAGTGCGGTGCAGTATCGGCGAGTTGATCGCGGAGCGTGCCGCAGCCCGAGCTACCGCCGCCCAAGTTGCCGAACTGAGGCGGCTGGTGGCGGCGATCGGGGACGCGGAGGGCGGCGAGGAGGCGCAGCTGGCGGATGCCGAGGTGCACCGGGCACTGGCCCGCGCGACCGGCAACCGCGTGTACGTGCTGCTGACCAACACCCTGTTCAATGCCTATCTGCCGGTGCGTGCCGCCCTGGTGGGGCCCTTCGTCGATGCGCGGGCCGCCCATGACCGACTGGCACCGGTGGTGGAAGCCGTCGCAGCGAGCGACGCGCCGGCGGCCCGCGCCGCGGCCGGCGCCTATCTGTCGGCGACGGAACGCATCATGCTCGACGACCTGGCACGCGCCCGTCGACGCCGGGACGGTGCCTGA
- a CDS encoding effector-associated constant component EACC1, protein MGNTVLLTDPDGGKVPDALRAFLVRDPIMPTVGRVRWQPLTGARPRPGELGTAIDVLTLVVTSLIALPSAIDVVRKWCSSPGQTGSSVVLSVGEVTVTVTAASAPDEIAAMAAALTTALRADGDGDSTTDDDPS, encoded by the coding sequence TTGGGCAACACCGTGCTGTTGACGGACCCCGATGGCGGGAAAGTCCCGGACGCGCTACGGGCGTTCCTCGTGCGCGACCCGATCATGCCGACCGTCGGCAGGGTCAGGTGGCAGCCTCTGACCGGCGCGCGGCCGAGGCCCGGCGAACTCGGCACGGCCATAGACGTACTGACCCTCGTCGTCACCAGCCTGATCGCCCTGCCCTCGGCCATCGACGTGGTGCGCAAGTGGTGCTCGTCGCCCGGACAGACCGGCTCCTCCGTCGTGCTGTCCGTCGGCGAAGTGACCGTCACGGTCACGGCGGCCAGCGCCCCCGACGAGATCGCGGCGATGGCCGCCGCGCTGACGACCGCATTACGCGCGGACGGGGACGGCGACAGCACGACGGACGACGACCCTTCGTGA
- a CDS encoding caspase, EACC1-associated type translates to MSERSRRLNSLVVAMVDVLQESPTVRSLGGRELWREMLSDELRTFVEPFDGGPLRVWLIQVVKQCAEVGEGLACMARSLEYVEQQSVAVGELWLLVDEWEACDLFGDVEIAPLRPVLASLVSDLLPMAQRASTQRRQELPPWCVTGWHVFLSLAGDSAPTYEHPPSLVFLDLVAERLVEEGRVKDAAAVNRWQREARVSLGLEVAEARKAGYFEVAVTPPPEPSGEAPARPTPSACWTVGGAVLVGIGAYAYLPDVPAIHNNLADMQRLLISDEFGIPVENCRVLMDPKDPRQIHAAIEDVMEQVDPASGAFLFYYAGHGRAHPSHGRLLLSMADSREHQTYSYWSFDSLRDQIADCGLSTRLVILDSCYSGSALDLLSGPVDASSAAIRGTYVMASSGATEPSTAPDGARYTDFTGQILAALRSGIPGAGPVVDADALFETVRAQCLANGLPVPARQIRNEGSRIPLMRNRAYQVVTSSPTITSTQ, encoded by the coding sequence GTGAGCGAGCGCAGTCGCAGACTCAACAGTCTGGTCGTGGCGATGGTGGATGTCCTTCAGGAATCGCCGACTGTTCGGTCACTGGGAGGCCGAGAACTGTGGCGGGAGATGCTCTCCGACGAACTGCGCACCTTCGTGGAGCCCTTCGACGGTGGCCCGCTGCGGGTGTGGCTGATCCAGGTGGTTAAGCAGTGCGCGGAGGTCGGCGAGGGACTCGCGTGCATGGCGCGATCGCTGGAGTACGTGGAGCAGCAGTCGGTGGCGGTCGGCGAACTGTGGCTGTTGGTGGATGAGTGGGAGGCATGCGACCTCTTCGGTGACGTGGAGATCGCGCCGTTGCGGCCCGTACTCGCCTCCTTGGTGTCCGACTTGTTGCCGATGGCGCAGCGCGCGAGCACCCAGAGGAGGCAAGAGCTGCCCCCGTGGTGCGTCACGGGGTGGCACGTCTTCCTCAGCCTGGCCGGAGACAGCGCTCCGACCTATGAACATCCGCCCAGCCTGGTCTTCCTGGACCTGGTCGCCGAGCGACTGGTGGAGGAGGGGCGGGTGAAGGACGCTGCGGCGGTGAACCGCTGGCAGCGCGAAGCGCGGGTATCACTGGGCTTGGAGGTAGCCGAGGCCCGGAAGGCGGGGTATTTCGAGGTGGCCGTCACGCCGCCGCCCGAACCTTCAGGGGAGGCGCCGGCACGCCCCACGCCCTCCGCCTGTTGGACGGTCGGCGGAGCAGTCCTCGTCGGGATCGGCGCCTACGCGTACCTTCCGGATGTTCCCGCGATTCACAACAATCTCGCCGACATGCAGCGTCTGCTGATATCGGATGAGTTCGGCATCCCGGTCGAGAACTGTCGTGTGCTGATGGACCCGAAGGACCCCAGACAGATCCACGCGGCCATCGAGGACGTGATGGAGCAGGTGGACCCGGCGTCCGGCGCCTTTCTCTTCTACTACGCCGGGCACGGCCGCGCGCATCCGTCCCACGGCAGGCTGCTGCTGTCGATGGCGGACTCCCGGGAGCACCAGACGTACTCGTACTGGAGCTTCGACAGCCTGCGCGATCAGATCGCCGACTGCGGTCTGTCCACCCGGCTGGTGATTCTGGACAGTTGCTACAGCGGCTCCGCCCTCGACCTGCTGTCCGGACCGGTCGACGCCTCGTCGGCCGCCATTCGAGGCACCTACGTCATGGCATCCTCGGGCGCCACAGAACCCTCCACCGCCCCCGACGGCGCGCGGTACACCGACTTCACCGGGCAGATTCTCGCCGCGCTGCGGTCCGGGATCCCGGGCGCGGGGCCCGTCGTCGACGCCGACGCGCTCTTCGAGACGGTGCGGGCGCAGTGCCTGGCGAACGGGCTGCCGGTGCCCGCCCGGCAGATCCGCAACGAAGGCTCGAGGATCCCCTTGATGCGGAACAGGGCGTATCAGGTCGTCACTTCGAGCCCGACCATCACTTCGACGCAGTAG
- a CDS encoding RidA family protein encodes MTERRAILSGSTFEEQIGYARAVVDGDWVHVSGTTGFDYTTMTISDDVVEQAEQCLRNIEAALTEAECTFADVVRVRYLLPDREDFEPCWPVLRRCFGDVRPAATMLMCGLADPRMKIEIEVYARRAAAGSGLGDGV; translated from the coding sequence ATGACAGAGCGACGCGCGATCCTCAGCGGCTCGACGTTCGAGGAGCAGATCGGCTATGCCCGAGCCGTGGTGGACGGCGACTGGGTGCATGTGTCCGGCACGACCGGGTTCGACTACACCACCATGACGATCTCCGACGATGTGGTGGAGCAGGCGGAACAGTGCCTGCGCAACATCGAGGCGGCGCTGACCGAGGCCGAGTGCACCTTCGCGGATGTGGTGCGGGTACGCTATCTCCTGCCCGACCGGGAGGACTTCGAGCCCTGCTGGCCGGTGCTGCGCCGCTGCTTCGGGGATGTCCGCCCGGCCGCGACGATGCTGATGTGCGGACTGGCCGACCCTCGCATGAAGATCGAGATCGAGGTTTACGCGCGACGGGCGGCCGCGGGTTCCGGCCTGGGGGATGGTGTATAG
- a CDS encoding LysR family transcriptional regulator: MERPELPLPQLHAFVVLAEELHFGHAAARLGIAQPPLSQQIRRLEDKVGHALFSRGPGRVTLTPVGRELLPAARRALGDLADGLAAARAVGSGSTGRLRIGFAASLALTVLPGLLRDFRQRFPGVRLDIQEMTTAPQLTALHDRTIDIGLLREPSDTDSELAFKTVLTEPFVAVLPSAHPLAGQRTVRLGDLSDSPFVLLPRDVGPGLYDQILGLCAEAGFVPRIAQDAVEWQTVCALVETGLGVSLAPASIRRIRLQGVAFRRISPGTARTRVAVAWRSNDQNPLVAHLLGAVGQGAPASL; this comes from the coding sequence ATGGAACGACCCGAACTCCCCCTCCCCCAGCTGCACGCCTTCGTCGTCCTCGCCGAGGAGCTCCACTTCGGTCACGCGGCCGCCCGCCTCGGGATCGCGCAGCCGCCGCTGAGTCAGCAGATCCGCCGGCTGGAGGACAAGGTCGGGCACGCGCTGTTCAGCCGGGGACCCGGGCGGGTCACCCTCACCCCCGTCGGGCGCGAACTGCTCCCCGCCGCCCGCCGGGCCCTCGGCGACCTCGCCGACGGTCTGGCCGCCGCCCGCGCCGTCGGCAGCGGCAGCACCGGCCGCCTGCGGATCGGGTTCGCCGCCTCGCTCGCGCTGACCGTGCTGCCCGGTCTGCTGCGCGACTTCCGGCAACGGTTCCCCGGGGTTCGGCTGGACATCCAGGAAATGACCACAGCGCCGCAGCTCACCGCGCTGCACGACCGGACCATCGACATCGGCCTCCTGCGCGAGCCCTCCGACACCGACTCGGAACTCGCCTTCAAGACGGTGCTCACCGAGCCCTTCGTGGCCGTACTGCCCAGCGCGCACCCGCTGGCCGGGCAACGGACCGTAAGGCTTGGGGACTTGTCCGACTCCCCGTTCGTGCTGCTCCCCAGGGACGTGGGTCCGGGCCTGTACGACCAGATCCTCGGCCTGTGCGCGGAGGCGGGGTTCGTCCCGCGGATCGCTCAGGACGCGGTGGAGTGGCAGACGGTGTGCGCGCTCGTGGAGACCGGGCTCGGCGTCTCCCTGGCTCCGGCGAGCATCCGGCGCATTCGCCTCCAGGGCGTCGCCTTCCGGAGGATCTCTCCCGGAACCGCCCGTACACGTGTCGCTGTCGCCTGGCGGAGCAACGACCAGAACCCGTTGGTCGCCCACCTCTTGGGGGCCGTCGGTCAGGGAGCACCGGCGAGCCTGTAA
- a CDS encoding energy-coupling factor ABC transporter permease, which yields MHIAEGFLPPAHAVAWGVASAPFVVHGVRSLTREVREHPESTLLLGASGAFTFVLSALKLPSVTGSCSHPTGTGLGAILFRPPIMAVLGTITLLFQALLLAHGGLTTLGANVFSMAIVGPWAGYAVYKLLRRYDVPLMAAVFCGAFIADLSTYCVTSVQLALAFPDPSSGFLGALGKFGSIFAVTQIPLAVSEGLLTVLVMRLLVQSSKGELTRLGVLLSGSKPVRTESNETVAR from the coding sequence ATGCACATAGCCGAGGGTTTTCTGCCACCGGCGCACGCGGTCGCCTGGGGCGTCGCGTCCGCGCCGTTCGTCGTTCACGGAGTACGGTCACTCACCCGTGAGGTCAGGGAGCACCCGGAGAGCACCCTGCTCCTCGGCGCCTCCGGGGCCTTCACCTTCGTTCTGTCCGCCCTCAAGCTGCCCTCGGTGACCGGGAGTTGCTCCCACCCCACCGGCACGGGTCTGGGCGCCATCCTGTTCCGGCCACCGATCATGGCGGTCCTGGGCACCATCACCCTGCTCTTCCAGGCCCTGCTGCTCGCGCACGGCGGCCTGACCACGCTCGGCGCGAACGTCTTCTCGATGGCGATCGTCGGGCCCTGGGCCGGATACGCCGTCTACAAGCTGCTACGGCGCTACGACGTGCCGCTGATGGCCGCGGTGTTCTGCGGCGCGTTCATCGCCGACCTGTCCACCTACTGCGTCACCAGCGTCCAGCTGGCGCTCGCCTTCCCCGACCCGAGCAGCGGCTTCCTGGGCGCGCTAGGCAAGTTCGGCTCCATCTTCGCGGTCACCCAGATCCCGCTCGCGGTGAGCGAGGGGCTGCTCACGGTGCTGGTCATGCGGCTGCTCGTGCAGTCCAGCAAGGGCGAGCTGACCCGGCTCGGAGTGCTCCTGTCCGGGAGCAAGCCGGTCCGGACCGAGTCGAACGAGACGGTGGCCCGGTGA
- a CDS encoding energy-coupling factor ABC transporter substrate-binding protein, which yields MSRNTKINLLLLLAVALLAVMPLVLGMGDHKEEPFTGSDGEAETAITEIEPDYEPWFSPLYEPPSGEIESALFSLQAALGAGVLAYYFGLRRGRKQGEQRARERDAVGVGGAGESDGEGV from the coding sequence GTGAGCCGTAACACCAAGATCAACCTGCTGCTTCTGCTCGCCGTGGCCCTGCTCGCGGTCATGCCGCTGGTCCTCGGGATGGGCGATCACAAGGAGGAGCCGTTCACCGGCTCCGACGGCGAGGCGGAGACGGCGATCACCGAGATCGAACCGGACTACGAGCCGTGGTTCTCGCCCCTGTACGAACCGCCGTCCGGGGAGATCGAGTCGGCGCTGTTCTCCCTCCAGGCGGCCCTCGGGGCCGGTGTGCTCGCCTACTACTTCGGGCTGCGGCGCGGCCGCAAGCAGGGTGAGCAGCGGGCCAGGGAGCGCGATGCCGTCGGCGTGGGCGGCGCCGGGGAGTCGGACGGCGAAGGGGTCTGA
- the cbiQ gene encoding cobalt ECF transporter T component CbiQ, whose product MLPIDAAAHSSRWRRRHPVDKAVLGLGLTVLAISLPPWPGAALVLATALVVLLGPAGVPGRKLWRAYRVPLGFCVTGAATLLVQVGGPEGFVSLADDGAMRAGELLLRTSAASLGVLLFAFTTPMSDLLPRLVKAGVPAAVVDVALVTYRMSFLLLDSMRRIRDAQGARLGHTTRAASWRSLGGLGATAFVRAFDRATRLQAGLAGRGYDGTLRVLVPEARVSVRFTAASCALLVALVTLTLVLEGPLS is encoded by the coding sequence GTGCTGCCGATCGACGCGGCTGCGCACAGCAGTCGCTGGCGCCGCCGCCATCCCGTGGACAAGGCCGTGCTCGGGCTCGGTCTCACCGTGCTCGCGATCTCCCTGCCGCCCTGGCCGGGCGCCGCGCTGGTCCTGGCGACCGCGCTCGTGGTGCTGCTGGGTCCGGCGGGCGTGCCGGGCCGGAAACTGTGGCGGGCCTACCGGGTGCCGCTGGGCTTCTGCGTCACCGGCGCGGCCACGCTGCTGGTCCAGGTGGGCGGGCCGGAGGGCTTCGTCTCCCTCGCCGATGACGGTGCCATGCGGGCCGGGGAGTTGTTGCTGCGTACGTCGGCGGCCTCCCTCGGTGTGCTGCTGTTCGCGTTCACCACGCCCATGTCGGATCTGCTGCCGCGGCTGGTGAAGGCCGGGGTGCCCGCGGCCGTGGTCGACGTGGCACTGGTGACGTACCGGATGAGCTTTCTGCTGCTGGACTCCATGCGGCGGATCCGGGACGCCCAGGGCGCGCGGCTCGGGCACACCACGCGGGCCGCGAGCTGGCGGTCCCTGGGCGGGCTCGGGGCCACCGCGTTCGTGCGCGCCTTCGACCGGGCCACCCGGCTTCAGGCGGGGCTGGCCGGGCGCGGCTACGACGGCACGCTGCGCGTGCTGGTGCCCGAGGCTCGGGTATCGGTCCGTTTCACGGCAGCCAGCTGCGCGCTCCTCGTGGCGCTGGTCACCCTCACCCTCGTACTGGAAGGTCCCCTGTCATGA
- a CDS encoding energy-coupling factor ABC transporter ATP-binding protein produces MTELVALSGASYAYEEGPTVLDGLDFEVREGRALALLGRNGSGKTTLMRLLSGGLRPREGQLTVEGRTVSYDRKGLTRLRTTVQLVVQDPDDQLFAASVGQDVSFGPLNLGLSDAEVRARVEEALAALDITALAERPTHLLSYGQRKRTAIAGAVAMRPRVLILDEPTAGLDPDGQERLLATLDGLRASGTTVVMATHDVDLALRWADDAALLTPGGARTGPAPEMLARTDLLREAGLRLPWGVAAAELLRGQGLLSGGAAGPRTPEELAALAAPIPADG; encoded by the coding sequence ATGACCGAGTTGGTCGCCCTCAGCGGCGCGTCCTACGCCTACGAGGAAGGGCCGACGGTGCTCGACGGCCTGGACTTCGAGGTGCGCGAGGGGCGGGCGCTGGCGCTGCTCGGCCGTAACGGCAGCGGCAAAACGACGCTGATGCGGCTGCTGAGCGGGGGACTTCGGCCGCGCGAGGGCCAACTCACCGTCGAGGGGCGGACGGTGTCGTACGACCGCAAGGGGCTGACCCGGTTGCGGACGACCGTCCAGTTGGTGGTGCAGGATCCCGACGACCAGCTGTTCGCCGCCTCGGTCGGGCAGGACGTGTCCTTCGGACCGCTCAACCTCGGGCTCTCCGATGCCGAGGTGCGCGCGCGGGTCGAGGAGGCGCTCGCCGCGCTGGACATCACGGCCCTCGCCGAACGGCCCACCCATCTGCTCTCCTACGGGCAGCGCAAGCGGACCGCGATCGCCGGTGCCGTGGCGATGCGGCCCCGGGTGCTGATCCTCGACGAGCCCACCGCCGGGCTCGACCCGGACGGGCAGGAGCGGCTGCTGGCCACGCTCGACGGACTGCGTGCGAGCGGCACGACCGTGGTCATGGCCACCCATGACGTCGACCTCGCCCTGCGCTGGGCCGACGACGCGGCGCTCCTCACACCGGGCGGCGCCCGCACGGGCCCCGCACCCGAGATGCTGGCCCGCACCGATCTCCTGCGCGAGGCCGGACTGCGGTTGCCGTGGGGTGTCGCGGCGGCCGAACTGCTGCGAGGACAGGGCCTGCTGAGCGGCGGCGCGGCAGGTCCGCGTACCCCTGAGGAGCTCGCCGCCCTGGCCGCACCGATACCGGCCGATGGCTGA
- a CDS encoding short-chain fatty acyl-CoA regulator family protein — MSQAQLARVLGISPSYLNQMEHDSRPLTVPVLLRLTEAFGVDPGFFSERDTTRLVADLREALTQELAESRVSPADLADVAGRMPAVAQVLLDLARRNQLLSERLAGATDARERDRTTALSPHEEMRDFFYRRQNYLHDTDVAAERLAGELGIRPGEVLGALTARLADTHGVRLAAQAGDQLHRYDDMTRTLHLSTHLRPGQRAFRMATQLALLEHGEDLDRQAAEDFPTGSPTHALARIGAAHYFAAALILPYTAFHAAAEEFRYDIERLTDRYGLGYETVCHRLSTLQRPRLRGVPFSFVRVDRAGNMSKRQSATGFHFSRAGGTCPLWNVYEAFAAPGRIHLQVAEMPDGQRYLWTARAVTRHRGGWGEPGKTYAIGLGCEIRHAHRLVYSDGLDLANDSAVTAIGMGCRVCERLECPQRAAPPLGRSLRIDQNSSTFVPYPVTDPS, encoded by the coding sequence ATGAGCCAGGCCCAACTGGCCCGGGTCCTCGGCATCTCGCCCAGCTATCTCAACCAGATGGAACACGACTCCCGGCCGCTCACCGTCCCCGTCCTGCTCCGGCTGACTGAGGCCTTCGGCGTCGACCCGGGCTTCTTCTCCGAACGGGACACCACCCGGCTGGTGGCGGACCTGCGCGAAGCGCTCACGCAGGAACTCGCCGAGTCCCGGGTGTCCCCGGCCGACCTCGCCGACGTCGCGGGGCGCATGCCCGCCGTGGCCCAGGTGCTGCTGGACCTCGCCCGGCGCAACCAGCTGCTCTCCGAGCGGCTCGCCGGAGCGACGGACGCCCGTGAGCGCGACCGCACGACGGCGCTCTCACCCCACGAGGAGATGCGGGACTTCTTCTATCGCCGCCAGAACTACCTGCACGACACAGACGTCGCCGCCGAACGCCTCGCCGGTGAACTCGGCATCCGGCCGGGCGAGGTGCTCGGCGCCCTGACCGCGCGCCTGGCCGACACCCACGGTGTGCGCCTGGCCGCGCAGGCCGGTGACCAACTGCACCGCTACGACGACATGACCCGCACCCTGCACCTGTCGACCCACCTGCGGCCCGGACAGCGCGCCTTCCGCATGGCGACCCAGCTCGCCCTGCTGGAACACGGCGAGGACCTCGACCGTCAGGCCGCCGAGGACTTCCCGACCGGGTCGCCCACCCACGCCCTGGCCCGCATCGGCGCAGCGCACTACTTCGCCGCCGCGCTGATCCTCCCGTACACCGCCTTCCACGCGGCCGCCGAGGAGTTCCGCTACGACATCGAGCGCCTCACCGACCGCTACGGCCTCGGCTACGAGACCGTCTGCCACCGCCTGAGCACTCTTCAGCGGCCCCGATTGCGGGGCGTGCCGTTCTCGTTCGTCCGGGTGGACCGCGCCGGGAACATGTCCAAACGGCAGTCGGCGACCGGCTTCCACTTCTCCCGGGCCGGCGGCACCTGCCCGCTCTGGAACGTCTACGAGGCATTCGCCGCACCCGGCCGCATCCACCTCCAGGTCGCCGAAATGCCGGACGGACAGCGCTACTTGTGGACGGCCCGCGCGGTCACCCGGCACCGCGGCGGATGGGGAGAGCCCGGCAAGACGTACGCCATCGGGCTCGGCTGCGAGATCCGCCATGCCCACCGGCTGGTCTACTCCGACGGACTCGACCTGGCCAACGACTCCGCGGTGACCGCCATCGGCATGGGGTGCCGGGTGTGTGAGCGGCTGGAGTGCCCGCAGCGGGCCGCGCCGCCGCTCGGCCGTTCCCTGCGCATCGACCAGAACAGCAGCACCTTCGTGCCGTACCCGGTCACGGACCCCTCATGA